Genomic segment of Thermogemmatispora onikobensis:
GGCCAGCGTTCCAGCCGAATGCGCATCCCAGCGCTCGAAGTTCGACCCGGAGACCGACTTCCCGATCGGGCCAGAGTTGCTGCTGCTGAGCATGTCGCGATACGGATAGTAGGGGGTGGGACCCTTATCCGTCCAGCTGATCGCCGCCTCGTAGTTGCCGCCATAGATGGCGCTGAAGTAGGTATTGGCGTCGGCCACGCCGTTCATCGTGGCCTTGATGCCGGCCTTGTTGAGGTCGTTGACGATGAACTGGACGTCCTGAGCCCAGTCAGACCAGCTGCTGGGGACGATGATGGAGAAGCCGAGGACCTTGCCGCTGGAGTCGTAGAAGTAGCCATCGCTGTGCTGGCTGTAGCCGGCCTGCTTGAGATAGGACTGGGCTTGCGAGACGCTGTACTGGAAGGTGGCATTCTGATACTCCGGCGCGATCCAGTCCTTGCGGGCCGGGATAATTCCCGTCGGATGAGCCGGCTTGGCATAGAGCGCCACACCCTGTGGCAGGTTGTCGCGGTTGATCGCGGCGCTGATGGCCTTGCGGACGAGGACATTATTGAAGGGGGCCTTGTAGAGGTTCAGGTAGAGCATGACGGTGTTGCTGGGGAAGAACCAGGTCTTGTTGTGCTGGGGGTCCTTGGACTTGAATTGCTTATCGAAGTCCGGTGTCCAGCCCGTGCCCATCCAGTCATACTTGCCCTGGATCATATTGGTGACGGCGGTCGTGTTGTCCTTGGCGGAGTAGACGTAGATGTGCTTAACGGCGGGCTGGCCGCCCCAGTAGGAGGGGTTGACGTCGTAGATGATCAGGTCGGCGGAGAAGCTGCGCAGCTTGTAGGGGCCGGTGCCGACGGGGTTTTTATCGTTGGTGAACTTGGCGGGGTCGCCGCTGATGGTGGACCAGACGTGCTGAGGCACGATGTAGACCTGCTGGCCGATATAGAAGAGCGCGGTGCTGTTGGGGCTGGTCAGGGTGAAGGTCACCGTCTGAGGATCAGGCGTCGAGACATCCTTGACCAACGGCAGCACTCCGCCCTGGTCGAGGGCCGGATGCGTCTTCAAGAAGTCGAAGGTGAACTTGACGTCGGCGCTGGTGAAGGGCTGGCCGTCGTTCCACTTCACGTTAGGACGCAGATGGAAGGTGAGCTGACTACCATCTCTAGAAAACTCATAGCTGGTCGCCAGCCACTCCTCATAGTTGCCCGAATAAAGATTGGTACGATACAGCCCCTCGTAAAGCAGACCCTGGGAGCCCCAGGCGGCAGGGGTGTTGTAGTTAAAGAACGGGTTAAAGTTATCGACATTGGGGCCATTAGGCGCCGGCAACACATTGAGCGTGTCTGTCTTAGGCCCCGATGGAGAGCTTGATCCGCCACCTCCGCAGGCGGTCAGCACGAGACCGAGCAGGAGCAGCAGCGACACCAGCCCGAAGGCAAAGCGATGCCGACGTGGTGACGATGCCAGATACGAACGCATAGAACCTCCTGAAACCAAGAGTAGAAATCAGGCGATCATTTGGACCATTTTCCCTACGGGCTACAAAGTTCGGGTGCCAGAAAGGGACAAAATGCCAACCAGACAACAGATCGACCGGTTTACAGGACAGCAAGCCGGCGATGACTGCTGCTCCCAGACATCGAGTCGGTAAATACTGTCCAGGCAAGCTGCGCTGCTGGAACCTGTTGGCAGGTGCGCTTCCCTGCTGATTCGCTGGCAGGCTCAGGCTCTGCTCCGGCTGCAGCAGGAGGAAAGGCAGGGACAGAGAACGCCCTACGATGCTGAGCCAGAGAGGCTCAGCTCTGCTCAGCGAGAGCGATCACCACCTCCTTGCTCAGATGGAGAATGAAGCTGACGTGAGGCCCCGCAGGAGGCGCGAATGATCAGGCTGGTGGGCATCTTC
This window contains:
- a CDS encoding ABC transporter substrate-binding protein; the protein is MRSYLASSPRRHRFAFGLVSLLLLLGLVLTACGGGGSSSPSGPKTDTLNVLPAPNGPNVDNFNPFFNYNTPAAWGSQGLLYEGLYRTNLYSGNYEEWLATSYEFSRDGSQLTFHLRPNVKWNDGQPFTSADVKFTFDFLKTHPALDQGGVLPLVKDVSTPDPQTVTFTLTSPNSTALFYIGQQVYIVPQHVWSTISGDPAKFTNDKNPVGTGPYKLRSFSADLIIYDVNPSYWGGQPAVKHIYVYSAKDNTTAVTNMIQGKYDWMGTGWTPDFDKQFKSKDPQHNKTWFFPSNTVMLYLNLYKAPFNNVLVRKAISAAINRDNLPQGVALYAKPAHPTGIIPARKDWIAPEYQNATFQYSVSQAQSYLKQAGYSQHSDGYFYDSSGKVLGFSIIVPSSWSDWAQDVQFIVNDLNKAGIKATMNGVADANTYFSAIYGGNYEAAISWTDKGPTPYYPYRDMLSSSNSGPIGKSVSGSNFERWDAHSAGTLANQVDQLLKQYMTSTDTTVQKQAVQGIEKIIVEQLPAIPLTVNVDWDE